TATCGGTCTGGGATGAAGATCCTCGTCGTCAACGGCCCCAACCTCAACCTGCTGGGCGAACGTGAGCCGGCGGTGTACGGGACGGCCACGCTCGCGGACCTCGAGCGCGCGATCCGCAAGCGCTGCAAGAAGTACGGCTGGAAGGTCAAGTTCTTCCAGTCCAACCACGAAGGCGCGATCATCGACGAGCTGCACGCGCGGCGCGCCTGGGCCGACGCGGTGCTGATCAACCCCGCCGCGTTCACCCACTACTCGTGGGCGCTGCGCGACGCGATTCTCGCGATCCAGGTCCCGACGGTGGAAGTCCACCTCTCCGATCTCGATGCGCGCGCCGAGCGCGAGGAGTTTCGCCGCCTGTCGGTCGTGCGCGACGTCTGCGTCGCGCGCTTCACCGGCCGCGGCATCGACTCGTACCTCGACGCGCTCGACTTCCTCGTCGCGCCCACCGAAACACCGTGACCGCGCGCCGGCTCGGCCGCGAGGGACCCGCGGTCGGCCCGATCGCGCTGGGCTGCATGGGGATGTCGGAGTTCTACACGCCCGTCCCCGAGCGCGAGGCGATCGCGACCATCCATCGCGCGCTCGAGCTGGGCGTCACGCTGATCGACACCTCCGACATGTACGGCCGCGGCGAGAACGAGAAGCTGGTCGGCCGCGCGCTGCGCAACCGCCGCGAGCACGCGGTGCTGGCCACGAAGACGGGGATGCTGCGACGCGCCGACGACCCGTCCTGGCGCGGTCGCGACGGTCGCCCCGCGTACGTCCGCGCGGCGATCGACGCGTCGCTGCGGCGGCTGGGCGTCGACCACGTCGATCTGTACTATTTGCATCGCGTCGACCCGCAGGTGCCGATCGAAGAGACGGTCGGCGCGATGGCCGAGCTGGTGCGGGCCGGCAAAGTGCGCCGGCTCGGCCTCTCCGAGACGACCGCCGATCAGCTGCGCCGCGCGGCCGCCGTCGCGCCGATCGCGGCGCTGCAGAGCGAGTACTCGTTGTTCACCCGCGACGTCGAACAGAACGGCGTGCTGGCCGCGGCGCGCGCGCTCGGCGTGACGCTGGTCGCCTACGCGCCGCTGGGCCGCGGGCTGCTCACCGGCGCCGTTCGCGAGACGGCAACGCTGGCCGACGACGACCTGCGCCGGCGCGTCCCGCGCTTCGACGACGCCAACCTCGCGCACAACTTGGCCTTGGTCGACGCGCTGGCCGCGCTGGCGCGCGAACGCGGCTGCACGCCCGCGCAGCTGGCGCTGGCGTGGGTGCTGACGCAGGGCGAGGACGTCGTCGCGCTGCCCGGCTCCGAACGCGTCACGCACCTCGAGGAGAACGCGCGCGCGGCGGACGTCGTGCTCGACCCCGCGACGCTGGCCCGCATCGAGGCGGCACTCCCGCCGGGCGCGGCCGCCGGCGGACGGATTCGCTAGACGGCGGGCTCTGGCTGTACGGAGCCCGGGTCGTGTTCGTCCTCGGCACATGTGATTGATCCAGACGCTAAAGGATGTCCAGGAACAACGACCGGAGCAGCTCCGAACCCGCCTTCAATTCGAATCGGAAGCCTGTGCCATTTCTTCTCGAGAGCGTCCTCCTCGTTGGCTGGCGGCCAGGCTCCTTCGTCGGCTTGAACTCGCCAATAGAGCGCGTGTTCTCCCCAAGCACCATACACAAGAACGTAACCTATTGGGTGCGGCATAGCATCATTGAATATCTCAGCTTCGCCAAGGACGAATTCAGCTCCCCAGGCAGTGGGTCGCCTTATGATAGGGCCCTGCGCGAATTTCTCGCGCATCTCAAGGTTCTTAGACGTCATGACTTCGACAACCGCATTAGTGGCGGGGCGTCTACCGTTGTTAAGAACAGCAATATCGAGCCGAAGTTGTACGGGGGAAATATTTGATTGAATACCCACCCCGCTTCTCAGGCGGAGGACCGGCTTCTCTGAGATTAGACCGAAAGTGACGACTACATTTGGCTTCCTACTACGCTCAGTTTCTGCAATAGTCGCTTCGCGACGCGTTATTCTTAGCGTCTCGATCGTCGCGTCAAATTCTTTATTTGCAAGGTCAAGCGCGCTTTGAGCGAGGCTCGTCTGGGTTCGAGCTTCGGCTATTTGTCGGTTGGCGAGTTCTATCTGCTCATTTGCTATTTCTATCTGCTGATTGGCGAGGCCGATTTGCTTCTGAATCGCGGTTAACGCGCGCTGCCCAAAATATGCCGCCATCGCAGCTGCCGCTAGACTGAGGAGTGGTACAGCGTAGTTGAAGAACCAGCCAACCGCGATAGATGCCATCATCCACTAGTACGCATCGAGGGAAGCGTCGGCTTCGCTGAGATCGGCGTCGAGCAGCGCGTGCAGCTGCGGGAGGAAGCGCGGCGCGGGACCGCCGCGCAGCTCGGGCTCGATGACGTCGTGCGAGATGCCGGCGCCGCGCAAGTGCAGCACGCGCACGCGCGCGGCGCCGGCGCGCCGCCACCGTGCGACGAGCCGGTCGATGGCACCGTTGTTGACGCCGGTCTCCCCGGCGTTACGAACGATCTCGACGTCCCCGGCGGCCGGCGGCGCGCGGCGCGCGGCGGCGAACAGCTCGTGCGCCAGCGCGAGTCCCGCGCCCAGCGCGTCGGTCGAGTAGCGCGGATAGCCGTGCGGCGGGTCGCTGCGACCGCGATCGAACGGGTTCCACCACAGGAACAGCCGCGGCGCGCGCGCGAGCAGGCCGCGCAGCGCGCCGAGCCATGCCGAGGGGAACGGGCGAATACCGAGCAGCGGCGCGATCGCGATCGTGCGCGTCACGCGCGCATCCTGTTGCGCGAGGTACAGCGCCATGACGCCGCCCATGGAGAACCCGACCACCACGATCTCGTCGGCCAGCGCGGCCGCCGTGGCCACGATCCGCTGCGCCTGCGCGCGCAGCTCGTCGACGGTCAACCCCGCCAGCGCATCGGTCATCCGGTCCGCGTGGCCGTGGCGCGGCAGGCGCGGGATCAGCACGGTCTCGCCGCGCGCGTACCGTGCCTGCGCGAAGTCGCGCCACGTTCGTGGACTGGCCGTCATGCCGTGCAGCAGCACGACGACGCGCCGCGTGCGGCCGCCGTGGGCGAGCAGCGTCGAGCGCATCTCCTCGCCCAGCAGATGCTCCTCACCGGCATCGAGCGCGGCCAGCAGCGCAGCCGGATCGTCGGTCGTCACACGTTCGCCAGCGCGATCACCGCGAAGGCACGCTCGTCGGTGCGCATGCTCTCCGCCGCCAGCGCGTCGCGCAACGCCTTGGCCGCCTCGTGCGCGTACGCCGTCGCCTCGGGCGTGCCGGTCCGCGCGATGGCGCTCGCGGCGACGATCAAGTCGTCGACCGCGCGGGCGATGCCTTCGTGCATGGCGCGCTCGGCGTCGCGCTCGGCGATCCGCGTGCCGGCCGCGCCGCGGGCGAGCATCAGCACGTAGTCGAGCGCCGCCGCGGTCGCCATGATGCGATCGGCCTGCGCCCGGAAGGCCGGCACGTCGCCGAAATCGCGCGCCGCGGTGAGCAGCGCGCCCTGCAGCGCTACGACGCGTTGCGCGCGGTCAGCGCCCACAGCACCGCTACCTGCGTCTTGCAATCTTGCAGCTCCCCACGTTGAATCTTGCTCCACAGCTCGTCGACGGGAAAGATACCGACCTCGATCTGCTCGTCGGGATCGGGATCGGTCGCGCCGATCTCGTACCCCTCGGCCCGGCAGAAGTGCAGCAGCTCGGTGCAAAAGCCGGGCGCCGAGTAGCCCGAGAAGAGATGCCGGACGTCGCGCGCCACGTAGCCGGTCTCCTCGCGCAGCTCGCGGCGCGCGGCGTCGACCGGGCTCTCGCCCGGATCCATCCCGCCGGCCACCGCCTCCCACGTCTCCCGTCCCACCGGGTGTCGATACTGCTTGACGAGCAGCATGGTGTCAGGGGTGGGCTGCACGATCACCACCACCGCGCCGCCGTGCTCGACGACCTCGACGTCGTGCGTGCCCCCGCTCGGGCTGGGCAGCGTGTCGACACGCAGGTTGACGACGCGGCCCTCGTAGACGCGGCGGGTCTTGCGGACGTCCATGCCGTCAGACGACGACGGAGTTGGCCAGCTCTTCGAGCAGCGTCGGACGATGCGGCGACCACCCCAGATCTCGTTCGGCTTTGCCGGCGTCGATCAGCTGGTCGGCGACGAGCGCATCGGCGAACGGTCCGAGCAGCGCGCGTCCCTCGTCGAGCGAGATCGAAGCGACCGCCGCGTCGACCCCGGCGGCGCGGGCGGCCGCGTTCGCGATCTCGCCGTACGGCACCGACGCGCCGCGCACCGCGTTGTAGACGCCGCGCGCGTCGCGATGGTCGACGAACAAGCCGTACAGCTCGCCCAGCGCGTCGTGCCGCACGGTCGGCCAACGGTTTTCGCCGTCGCCGACGATGCGCAGCGTCCCCGCGCGCGCCTGCTCGACCATCTGGCCCGGAATCCCGCCGCCGTCGCCGTACACGATCCCCGGCCGCACGACGATCGCGCGCAGCCGGCTGGCTTGCTCGAGGACCAGCTGCTCGTGCGCCGGACGCCAGGCCACGATCGGCAGCGGCGTGAGCGGCGAGCTCTCGTCGAGGTGCGCGTCGCCGCGCGAGCCGTACACCCACACGCCGCTGGTGTAGACGAAGGGACGACCCGGCGGCAGCGCGTCGAGCAGCACTTCGAGCGCGGCGCGTTCCAGCGCGACGCCCTCGCCGCTGTAGTCGAACCCGCAGTGCAGGACGGCGTCGGCGTGCGCGGCCTCGGCGCGCAGCACGTCGAGCGACGCGAGCGAACCGCGTACCGGCTCCGCGCCGAGCGAACGCACCGTGCGTTCCGCTTCGTCGCTGCGCGCGAGGCCGCGCACGACGTGCGTGCGACGGCGCAGCTCGCGCACGACGCTTCGACCGATGAAACCCGTGGCCCCCGTGACCAAGACCGGCATGTCAGCCTCCCGCGGCGCGCGGCCGCGCGATGATGGTGGTGATGTCGAAGACGACCGCGACTTCCGCCGCGGTGATGCAGGCGCGAATCGCCCAGTGCGGACCCCAGTCGATCGTCACCAGCGCGAGCGCGACGGCGACGCAGTACGCGACGCCCTTGGTAACGTCGGCGCGCACGGTGGGCGAGGCCGGATCGTAGGCGCGCCGGATCGCGAGCACCGTGGCGATCAGCGCGACCGCGAGCAGCAGCGTCCCGAACAGCCGGTTCGCGGCCAACAGGTGCAGTACGGGTTGCGCGCCCGCCGCGATCAGAACGGCGATCAGCAGCAGCAACGCGATCTCGGGCAACCGGCGGTCCTTCACGACCGACGCTCTTCGGCCGCGAGGGCGGGGGTCCCCAGCGAGGCCGGGAAGGGCCCGGAGTGCCGACCCCGCTGAGCCCGCACAACCCGCGCATCGAGGCCGTCCGTGACCTGCGCACGCCCAAGGGCCGGCGCGCCGCCGGCCGGTTCGCGGCCGAGGGCCCCACCCTCTTGGAAGAGGCCCGTCGCAGCGGGACGCGTCCGTGCGAGATCTACCTCAGCGAAACGGCGCTCGGTCGCTTCGACGCCGGGGTCTACGAAGCCGACGGCGTCCCGGTCCACGTCCTCCCCGACCGGGTCGCGGCCCGGCTCTCGGACGTCGAGACGCCCAGCGGGATCGTCGCGGTGTTCGACCTGCCGGCCGCCGGGCCGGCCACGATCCTGGCTCGGCCGGGGCCGGTCCTGCTGCTGGCAGGGGTGAGCGACCCCGGCAACGCGGGCACGCTGGTGCGCTCGGCCGAAGCGTTCGGCGCCGCCGGCGTGCTGTTCGGGCGCGGCGGCGCCGATCCGTTCGCGCCCAAGGTGGTGCGCGCGGCGATGGGCTCGATCTTCCGGCTGCCGGTCGCGGCGGTCGACGCCGACGAGTTGTTGGCGCTGGCGGCAGCAGCCGAGCGCCCAGTCGTGGCGACCGACCTCGACGGCGAGGACCTGCGCGTCGTGGGCATTCCGGCGAACGCCGTCGTTGCAATCGGGAACGAGCGGCGGGGCGTTCGCGACTGGCTGCCCCGCTGGGACCGCGCGGTGCGGATCCCGCAATGCGACACAACCGAGAGCTTGAACGCGGCGGTCGCCGGCAGCATCGTTCTCTACGAGTCCGCGCGTGTCAAGTAGTCTGTCAAGTCGCCGAAAAAGCCTTCTCTGTCAAGACTTGGCGGCGTTTTCGGCCGGTGCTATACTCCGGCCACAGTCGTCGAAAACGACGCGCACTCAACGCAGAACGGGAGAGGGACGGCCGACGCCATGCGCACTTCCGAAGTCTTCTGGAAACTGTTCGCCACGACGGGCTCGGTCCGCGCATACTTGATGTACCGGCATTTGCACCCCACGGCCACCGGCTGAGGCGGGTGCCGCGTCCCGAAGCGGACGCGCCCCTCTCGAGAACGAACTCGACGCACGCCCGGTCCACCACGGATCGGGCGTTTCGCATGGACGGACGGATTGACGACGACTGGCATGAGTGAACTCGAAACGACCCTCGCGGCATTGGCCGCGCGGTTCGACGCGGCCGTCGCCGCGGCGTCGGACGCGGCCGCGCTCGACGAGGTGCGCGTCGCCTTCCTCGGCCGCAGCGGCGAGGTGACCGCGGTGCGCCGCGGCATCGGTGCGCTGCCGGTCGCCGAACGTCCCGGTGCGGGCAAGATCATCAACGCCGCCGTCGAGCAGCTCGAAGCGAAGCTGGCGCTCGCGCAGCAGCGCGTCGAGCGCGCGGCGCTCGACGCCTCGCTGAGCGAGACGATCGACGTCACCTTCCCCGGGCCGCCGGCGCAGATCGGCGCGCTGCACCCGGTGCGCCGCGTCGCGATCGAGATCGCCCGCTACTTCACCCGCCACGGCTTCGCGATCGTGCTCGGTCCGGAGATCGAGACCGACGCCAACAACTTCGACGCGCTCAACATCCCGCCCGATCATCCCGCGCGCGAAGGACTCGACTCGTTCTACCTGCGCCCCGACCTGCTGCTGCGCACGCACACCTCGCCGATGCAGGTGCGCTCGATGCGCAAGCACGGGCCGCCGATCGCCGTCATCGTGCCGGGCAAAGCGTATCGCCGCGACGCGGTCGACGCGCGCCACCTCTACATGTTCCACCAGGTCGAGGGACTGCTGGTCGGGCACGGCGTGCACTTCGGGCACCTCAAAGGGATGCTCGTCGGCATGTGCCGCGAGCTGTTCGGTCCCGAGGCCGACGTCCGCTTCCGCCCCTCGTTCTTCCCGTTCACCGAACCGTCGGCCGAAGTCGACGTCAACTGTCCGGCCTGTCACGGCGCGGGCGGCGCATGCCGCACCTGCGGCGGCAGCGGCTGGATCGAGATCGGCGGCAGCGGGATGGTGCATCCCAACGTGCTGCGCGCCGTCGGCTACGACCCCGACCAGGTCTCGGGTTGGGCCTTCGGCTGCGGTCTCGAGCGGATCGCGATGAAGCGGTACGACGTCGACGACATCCGCGCGTTCATCGAGAACGCACCGGGATTCGCGGAGGGACTGTCCTAGCATGCGCGTTCCGCTGGCGTGGCTGCGCGACTACGTCGAGCTGCCCACCGACGTCGAAGCGATCGTGGCGAAGCTGGCCGCGCTCGGCTTTCCGGTCGACGAGATCGAGACCCGGCCCGAGCTGACCAACGTCGTCGTCGGCACCCTGACCAAGGTCGCGCCGCACCCCAACGCCGATCGCCTGCAGTTGTGCACGGTCGACGTCGGCGCGGAGCGGCCGCTGACGATCGCGACCGCCGCGACCAACGTCGCCGCGGGCCAGACGGTGCCGGTGGCGCGCATCGGCGCGAAGTTGGCCGGCGGCCTCGAGATCGCGCCGCGCAAGATGCGCGGCGTCGACTCCGAGGGGATGCTGTGCTCCGCCGAGGAGCTGGCGCTGCCGGCCGAGTGGTTCGAGGACGGCATCCTGCAGCTCGATGCGGGGCTGGCGCCCGGGACCGACGCGATCGCATACTTCCGGCTGTGCGAACCGGTGCTCGACGTGGACGTCACGCCGAACCGGCCCGACGCGCTCTCGATCGTCGGGCTGGCGCGCGAGCTGGCCGCCGCGTTCGGCAAGCGTTTGCGCGAGCCGCAGTCGAGCGTCGGCTACAGCGACGGCCCCGAGGACGCGCGCGTCACCATCGAGACCGTCGACTGCAAGCGGTTCGTGTTCCAACGCGTGAGCGGCCTGCGCGTGCGTCCGGCCAAGACCTGGATGCGGCTGCGCCTGGCGCTGGCCGGCCAGCGCCCGATCAACAACGTCGTCGACATCTCGAACTTCGCGATGCTCGAGCTGGGCCAGCCGCTGCACTTCTTCGACAACGACCGCATCGTCGGACACCATCTGGTGGTGCGCGACGCGATCGCCGGCGAGACGTTCACCACGCTCGACGACCAAACGCGCACGCTCGATCCGCGCAACATCGTCATCTGCGACGACGAGGGGCCGACCTCGCTGGCCGGCGTCATGGGCGGACTGCGCAGCGAAGTCGTCGCGAGCACGACCGAGGTGCTGATCGAGTCGGCCGCCTGGACCGGCCCGCGCATCCGCCGCTCGTCGTCCGCGCTCAAGCTGCGCACCGAAGCCTCCTCGCGGTTCGAGAAATCGCTGCCGGTCGCGCTGGCCGACGTCGGCGCCGCGCGCGCGGCGCGGCTGCTCGAACAAGAGGGCGGCAGCGTGCGGATGCCGCGCGCGGCGGGCCGCCCCGCGCCCGATCCCGCGCCGGTCGTGCTGCCGGCGGGCGAGGTCGAACGGCTGTTGGGCTTCACCGTCACGCCCGAGGAGATCGAGCGCGCCTTGACCTCGCTCGGCTTCGAGGTCAAACGCGTCGAGGACGGGCTGCGGGTGCAGCCGCCGTACTGGCGCGCCGATATTCTCATCCCGGCCGACCTGGTCGAAGAGGTGGCGCGAGTCGTCGGCTACGACCGCGTGCAGGCCAGCGTGCCGGCGGTGGCGGCGCAAGACATCGACAGCGCCGACTTCGAGCGCGAGATGCAGTTGGCGGCGACGCTCGAAGGCCTCGGCTACACCGAAGCGATCTCGCTCTCGCTCCAGCCGGCGAGCGTCGCCGACACGTGGCGCGAAAACGGCGTGAGCGTCCCCGATGTGGTCGAGATCAGCAACCCGCTCAGCGAAGACCAGCGCTGGATGCGGTTCTCGATCGCGCCGGCTTTGCTCGAGTTCGCCGCGCGCGATCGCGCGGTGCGGCCGTATCGCGTCTTCGAGCTCGGACACGTCTTCGCCGACGGAAAGCCCGAGCCGCTGGAGCGCGTCGAGCTGACGGTCGTGCACAGCGGCGACGAGCACGCCTTCGGGCAGCTCAGCTCCGACGTGCTGGCGCTGCTGCGCCGCGCGCTCGGCGTCCAGCCGTCCGTCGAAGTCGGCACATACCCCTCGCTCCATCCCGGCAAGACCGCCGCGCTGCGCGTCGGCGAGCAGGTCGTCGGCTACGTCGGCGTCGTCGATCCGCGTTTGGCGCACGCCTACGGCGTCGGCGCGTCGACGACGCTCGCGACGGTCTTCGTCGACGCGCTCCCCGCGCGCACGGTGCCGCACTACACGCCGCCCTCGAAGTTCCCGCCGCTCGACCGCGACCTGGCCGTGGTCGTCCCGGTGAACGTGCTGGCCGGCGACCTCGTGGCCGCGGTGCGTGAAGAACCGCTGGTCGCCGCCGCGCGCCCGTTCGACGAGTACCGCGGGCCGCAGGTCGGCGAGGGCCGCAAGTCGCTGGCGTTGCACATCGTGCTGCAGAGCCGCGAAGCGACGCTGACCGAGGAGCAGGCCGACACCGCGATGGCCGCGATCCTCAGCCGCCTGCGCGAGCGGTTCGGAGCCCAACCGCGCACGTGATCACCTGGCCCGACCTGGTCGTCGCGGCGTTTGCGCTGCTGTTCGTCCTCAAGGGATGGAAGCGCGGGTTCGTCGCCGAGATCGGCGGGTTCGTCGCGCTGGCCTGCGCGGTGTGGGCCGCGCTGCTGTATCGCGGTTCGCTCGACGACCTGGTCGAACGCACGCTGCACCTGGGCCCGGGCTCCGCGCACGTCGTCGGGATGGCCGCCTTCGCCGTCTTCGTCTACGTCGTGCTGATGGTGCTCTCGTCGGTGCTCTCGCGGATCGCGAAGCTGCCGGTCATCGGGATCGGCAACAGCGTCGGCGGCGCGCTGATCGGCGTGCTCAAGGTGCTCTTGGTGACCTGGGCCGTCGTCTACGTCGTGCTGTTCTTCCCGATCCCGCGCGACCTGCGCACCGATCTACGCCACTCGACGGTCATCGCGGCGTTGAGCGAGCACAACGGCCAAGTCGACGGCATGGTGAAGAACGCGCTGCCCTGGTTCGTCAAGCCGTTCGCCGAACCGCTCTTCGCCCGCCACCGGTCCTGACGCTTACGGCGGCTCGATCGGGCCGCCGTCGGCGCGCTGTTGGGCGGCGGCGCCTTTGGCGAGGTTGAACGCGCTGTTGACCAAGCCGACGTGCGAGAAGGCTTGCGGGAAGTTGCCGAGTAGGCGGCGCTCGTGCGTGTCGTATTCTTCGGAGAGCAAGCCGACGTCGTTGCGAATCGCGAGCAGACGGGCGAACATGTCGCGCGCGTCTTCGTCGCGGCCGGCCAGCACGTAGTTGTCGATCAGCCAAAAGCTGCACGCGATGAACGCGCCCTCGCCGGCCGGCAGCCCGTCCACCCCGGCGTCGACCTGTTCGTAGCGGTGCACGAACCCGTCGACCAGCAGCCGCTCCTCGATGGCCTTGAGCGTGCCTTGCACGCGCGGATCGTCGTGCGGCAAGAACCCGACCAGTGGCATGAGCAGCGCGCTGGCATCGAGGCACGTCGCACCGTAGTATTGGACGAAAGTGTTCTGCGCGGCGTCGAAGCCGTGCTCGCACACGTCGGCGTGGATGCGCTCGCGCAGCGCGCGCCACTCGTCGACCGGCCCGTCGAGCGTCGTCGTCTCCTCGACCGAGCGGATCGCGCGGTCGATCGCCACCCATGCCAGCACCTTCGAGTGCACGAAATGACGGGACTCGCCGCGCACCTCCCACAGGCCGTGATCCGGCTCGCACCAGCGCTCCGCCACCGCGTCGACGACCGCCCGCGTGAGCGCCCACTCGTTCGCCGAGGGCAAGAGTCCGGCGCGGTGCGCCTGGTACATGACGTCGACCACCTCGCCGTACACGTCCAGCTGCAGCTGTTCGCTCGCGGCGTTGCCGACGCGAACCGGTTTGGAGTCGGCGTAGCCGGCCAGGTGCGGCAGCTCGTATTCGGGGACGCGCCGCTCGCCGCCGATGCCGTACAGGATCTGCAGGCGCGCCGGCGCCCCGGCGACGGCGCGCAAGAGCCAACCGCGCCACGCGTAGGCCTCGGCGTCATAGCCGGCGTTGAGGAACGCGACCAGCACGAAGGTCGCGTCGCGCAGCCAGCAGTAGCGGTAGTCCCAGTTGCGCACGCCGCCCAGCCGCTCCGGCAGCGAGGTCGTCGGCGCGGCGATCACCGCGCCGATCCCGTCGTACGAGAGCGCCTTGAGCGTCAGCAAGGAGCGCACCACCGCCTCGCGGTGCGGGCCCTCGTAGGTGCAGCCGCTAGCCCACTGGCGCCAGAACGCGTCCGTCCGCTCGAGCTGGTCGCGCACGTTGGCCGGGCCCGGCGCCTCGTCGTACGAGCGGAAGTACGCGAGGTCGAAGCCGACCCGCTGCCCCGTGGCGACGGTGAAGTCGGCGACGGTCGAGTGGTTCTCGCCGTGCACCTCGATGTCGGTGTGCAGGACGACCGCGTCGGGGCCGGCTACCGCCACCGTCGCGCCGCCGCGACGGTGCACCCACGGTATGGTCTCGCCGTAGTCGAAGCGGATGCGCATGCGCATCCGCATATCGACGCTGCCCTCGTCGCAGATGACGTAGCGCACGACCCGTGGTGATTCGCTCCACGGCAGCATCGCGTCGATGACGCGGACCTTCCCGGTCTCGCACACGTAGGTCGTCTGCAGCACCATGCTGTCGGGCCGGTACTCGCGCTTGACGTCCTGCACGCCGAAGGTCGGCGCGAGGCGCCAAAAGCCGTTCCGGCCGCTGCCCAGCAGCGACGCGAAGCACGCCGGCGAGTCGAACCGCGGCAGGCAGAGCCACTCGATGGTCCCGTACCGATTGATCAACGCCGCCGAGCGAAGATCGCCGATCAGCGCGTACTCTTCCAAGGGGCGGGACATCATATCTCCCTGGGTGTACCCGCCGATCGGCGCCGCGCATCACATGCGGTAGCGCAACTTCAGCTCGAAGGTCCGCGCCAGGGGGTAGCCCTGCGGAACGTAACCCGCCGTGCCGTAGTTCCACGGCACGGCTTGCGTCTGGCCGTCGTTGGTCGGGACGCCGTTGCCGAGCAGATAGGGCGTACCGGCGAGCTGCTGGCCGTACCAGATCGCGTAGGGCGAATTGGGGTTCGCCGTTCCCTTGTAGCCAGGCGGTCCGATCAGATACGGGTTGGACTGGTAATCGGTCGGACTCGCCGTGCCCAGCAGGTTCGCGACGTCGAAGATCGCCGTCAGCCGCGGCGTGATGTCGAACTCGGCGTGGAGCGAGAGCAGCGTCTGCGGCGGCGCGTGCAGCGAGTTCGGCAGCGGTCCTTCGGGCGTGCCGAGCGATGCGACGTAGGGGTTGGTTTGCGCGTTGTACGGCGCACCGGGATTCTCGAGGAAGTAGTAGTTGTAGCCGGGGTTGAGGTAGTTGTCGTTCGGCACCAAGA
The window above is part of the Candidatus Sulfotelmatobacter sp. genome. Proteins encoded here:
- a CDS encoding type II 3-dehydroquinate dehydratase, which encodes MKILVVNGPNLNLLGEREPAVYGTATLADLERAIRKRCKKYGWKVKFFQSNHEGAIIDELHARRAWADAVLINPAAFTHYSWALRDAILAIQVPTVEVHLSDLDARAEREEFRRLSVVRDVCVARFTGRGIDSYLDALDFLVAPTETP
- a CDS encoding aldo/keto reductase yields the protein MTARRLGREGPAVGPIALGCMGMSEFYTPVPEREAIATIHRALELGVTLIDTSDMYGRGENEKLVGRALRNRREHAVLATKTGMLRRADDPSWRGRDGRPAYVRAAIDASLRRLGVDHVDLYYLHRVDPQVPIEETVGAMAELVRAGKVRRLGLSETTADQLRRAAAVAPIAALQSEYSLFTRDVEQNGVLAAARALGVTLVAYAPLGRGLLTGAVRETATLADDDLRRRVPRFDDANLAHNLALVDALAALARERGCTPAQLALAWVLTQGEDVVALPGSERVTHLEENARAADVVLDPATLARIEAALPPGAAAGGRIR
- a CDS encoding alpha/beta fold hydrolase; its protein translation is MTTDDPAALLAALDAGEEHLLGEEMRSTLLAHGGRTRRVVVLLHGMTASPRTWRDFAQARYARGETVLIPRLPRHGHADRMTDALAGLTVDELRAQAQRIVATAAALADEIVVVGFSMGGVMALYLAQQDARVTRTIAIAPLLGIRPFPSAWLGALRGLLARAPRLFLWWNPFDRGRSDPPHGYPRYSTDALGAGLALAHELFAAARRAPPAAGDVEIVRNAGETGVNNGAIDRLVARWRRAGAARVRVLHLRGAGISHDVIEPELRGGPAPRFLPQLHALLDADLSEADASLDAY
- a CDS encoding NUDIX hydrolase, giving the protein MDVRKTRRVYEGRVVNLRVDTLPSPSGGTHDVEVVEHGGAVVVIVQPTPDTMLLVKQYRHPVGRETWEAVAGGMDPGESPVDAARRELREETGYVARDVRHLFSGYSAPGFCTELLHFCRAEGYEIGATDPDPDEQIEVGIFPVDELWSKIQRGELQDCKTQVAVLWALTARNAS
- a CDS encoding NAD-dependent epimerase/dehydratase family protein, coding for MPVLVTGATGFIGRSVVRELRRRTHVVRGLARSDEAERTVRSLGAEPVRGSLASLDVLRAEAAHADAVLHCGFDYSGEGVALERAALEVLLDALPPGRPFVYTSGVWVYGSRGDAHLDESSPLTPLPIVAWRPAHEQLVLEQASRLRAIVVRPGIVYGDGGGIPGQMVEQARAGTLRIVGDGENRWPTVRHDALGELYGLFVDHRDARGVYNAVRGASVPYGEIANAAARAAGVDAAVASISLDEGRALLGPFADALVADQLIDAGKAERDLGWSPHRPTLLEELANSVVV
- a CDS encoding RNA methyltransferase; translation: MPTPLSPHNPRIEAVRDLRTPKGRRAAGRFAAEGPTLLEEARRSGTRPCEIYLSETALGRFDAGVYEADGVPVHVLPDRVAARLSDVETPSGIVAVFDLPAAGPATILARPGPVLLLAGVSDPGNAGTLVRSAEAFGAAGVLFGRGGADPFAPKVVRAAMGSIFRLPVAAVDADELLALAAAAERPVVATDLDGEDLRVVGIPANAVVAIGNERRGVRDWLPRWDRAVRIPQCDTTESLNAAVAGSIVLYESARVK
- the pheS gene encoding phenylalanine--tRNA ligase subunit alpha — protein: MSELETTLAALAARFDAAVAAASDAAALDEVRVAFLGRSGEVTAVRRGIGALPVAERPGAGKIINAAVEQLEAKLALAQQRVERAALDASLSETIDVTFPGPPAQIGALHPVRRVAIEIARYFTRHGFAIVLGPEIETDANNFDALNIPPDHPAREGLDSFYLRPDLLLRTHTSPMQVRSMRKHGPPIAVIVPGKAYRRDAVDARHLYMFHQVEGLLVGHGVHFGHLKGMLVGMCRELFGPEADVRFRPSFFPFTEPSAEVDVNCPACHGAGGACRTCGGSGWIEIGGSGMVHPNVLRAVGYDPDQVSGWAFGCGLERIAMKRYDVDDIRAFIENAPGFAEGLS
- the pheT gene encoding phenylalanine--tRNA ligase subunit beta; translated protein: MRVPLAWLRDYVELPTDVEAIVAKLAALGFPVDEIETRPELTNVVVGTLTKVAPHPNADRLQLCTVDVGAERPLTIATAATNVAAGQTVPVARIGAKLAGGLEIAPRKMRGVDSEGMLCSAEELALPAEWFEDGILQLDAGLAPGTDAIAYFRLCEPVLDVDVTPNRPDALSIVGLARELAAAFGKRLREPQSSVGYSDGPEDARVTIETVDCKRFVFQRVSGLRVRPAKTWMRLRLALAGQRPINNVVDISNFAMLELGQPLHFFDNDRIVGHHLVVRDAIAGETFTTLDDQTRTLDPRNIVICDDEGPTSLAGVMGGLRSEVVASTTEVLIESAAWTGPRIRRSSSALKLRTEASSRFEKSLPVALADVGAARAARLLEQEGGSVRMPRAAGRPAPDPAPVVLPAGEVERLLGFTVTPEEIERALTSLGFEVKRVEDGLRVQPPYWRADILIPADLVEEVARVVGYDRVQASVPAVAAQDIDSADFEREMQLAATLEGLGYTEAISLSLQPASVADTWRENGVSVPDVVEISNPLSEDQRWMRFSIAPALLEFAARDRAVRPYRVFELGHVFADGKPEPLERVELTVVHSGDEHAFGQLSSDVLALLRRALGVQPSVEVGTYPSLHPGKTAALRVGEQVVGYVGVVDPRLAHAYGVGASTTLATVFVDALPARTVPHYTPPSKFPPLDRDLAVVVPVNVLAGDLVAAVREEPLVAAARPFDEYRGPQVGEGRKSLALHIVLQSREATLTEEQADTAMAAILSRLRERFGAQPRT
- a CDS encoding CvpA family protein codes for the protein MITWPDLVVAAFALLFVLKGWKRGFVAEIGGFVALACAVWAALLYRGSLDDLVERTLHLGPGSAHVVGMAAFAVFVYVVLMVLSSVLSRIAKLPVIGIGNSVGGALIGVLKVLLVTWAVVYVVLFFPIPRDLRTDLRHSTVIAALSEHNGQVDGMVKNALPWFVKPFAEPLFARHRS